A DNA window from Rhineura floridana isolate rRhiFlo1 chromosome 11, rRhiFlo1.hap2, whole genome shotgun sequence contains the following coding sequences:
- the LOC133367924 gene encoding olfactory receptor 13G1-like: MEFTLLGLTTSTELQTLLFGVFAFIYAAALASNFLLIFIICTCRKLHTPMYFLLINLSLVNVLSISVTIPKLLQNLWTHRKTISFYGCFTQVFLFIWCLGTELFLLSVMAFDRYAAICHPLQYTVIMRKEVCFLIASGVWVSAMIDSAVHAGLMLKLSFCSSNIINHFYCDLPPLLKLSCSDTSLNEMMAFVADVIFGICSCGLTLTSYFFILRAIFRIRSTEGKKKAFSTCSSHLIVVSFYFSSSIYSYIRPSSDYSPEKDKFVSLLYSVVTPVVNPLIYSLRNKEVKEALKAITREFTLRMLCKQVTSSAIVSTSSCEPVSDLVHPRKALLDCIMKL; encoded by the exons ATGGAGTTTACACTACTCGGTCTAACTACCTCTACAGAATTACAGACACTTCTCTTTGGGGTATTTGCATTCATCTATGCTGCTGCTTTAGCTAGTAACTTCCTCCTCATCTTTATCATATGTACTTGCAGGAAACtccacactcccatgtacttcctGCTCATCAATTTGTCCTTAGTGAATGTGTTGTCCATCTCAGTTACAATTCCAAAATTGCTCCAGAACCTTTGGACCCACAGAAAGACCATCTCTTTTTATGGCTGCTTTACCCAGGTGTTTTTGTTCATATGGTGTTTGGGAACAGAGCTTTTTCTCCTCTCTGTTATGGCTTTTGACCGTTATGCTGCTATCTGCCATCCTTTgcagtacacagtcatcatgaggaaggaagtgtGTTTTCTCATAGCCAGTGGAGTTTGGGTTTCTGCGATGATCGATTCTGCTGTTCATGCTGGACTTATGCTGAAGCTATCCTTCTGCAGTTCTAACATCATCAATCATTTCTACTGTGATCTTCCCCCACTTTTAAAGCTCTCATGCTCCGACACCAGCCTGAATGAGATGATGGCTTTTGTGGCAGATGTGATCTTTGGGATTTGTAGCTGTGGGCTGACCCTAACATCTTACTTCTTTATCCTGAGAGCTATCTTCAGAATCCGTTCcactgaagggaagaagaaagctttctccacatgttcctcTCATCTCATTGTAGTCAGTTTTTACTTCTCTTCATCCATTTACTCATATATCAGGCCCAGCTCAGATTACTCTCCAGAGAAAGACaaatttgtttctctcctttaTTCGGTAGTAACTCCAGTTGttaatccactcatatattctctgagaaacaaagaAGTAAAAGAGGCACTCAAGGCAATT ACCAGAGAATTTACCCTCAGAATGCTTTGCAAACAAGTCACATCAAGTGCTATTGTTTCCACCAGTTCCTGTGAGCCAGTGTCAGACCTCGTACAtcccagaaaagctctgctggactgCATAATGAAGCTGTAG
- the LOC133367925 gene encoding olfactory receptor 13G1-like, with amino-acid sequence MTIFHNDCSETNPLLPAYNIQIIAAAAVMAEMTKLLLEHLLDIGIRYIEIKNQSATMEFTLAGLTSSAKVQTLLFGIFTLIYATALAANFLLVFTICTCRKLHTPMYFLLTNLSLVNVFSISVTTPKLLQTLWTHRNTISFNGCITQVYLFIWCLGTELFLLSFMAFDRYAAICHPLQYTVIMRKEVCVGIASGVWVTGIIDGAVHAGLMLKLSFCNSNIVNHFFCDVPPLLQLSCSDTTLNEMMAFVADVIFGICSCGLTLTSYFFILRAIFRIRSTEGKKKAFSTCSSHLIIISFYFSSVIYTYIRPSSNYSLEKDKFVSLLYSVVTPVVNPLIYSLRNKEVKEALKTIIGRGKLLRRPQV; translated from the exons ATGACTATTTTTCACAATGATTGCAGTGAGACCAACCCTTTGCTACCAGCTTATAATATACAAATTATTGCAGCTGCAGCTGTAATGGCTGAAATGACTAAATTGTTGCTGGAGCATCTCCTG GACATTGGCATCAGATATATTGAAATAAAGAACCAGTCTGCTACGATGGAGTTTACACTGGCTGGTCTCACTAGCTCTGCAAAAGTACAGACACTTCTCTTTGGGATATTCACACTCATCTATGCTACTGCTTTAGCTGCTAACTTCCTCCTCGTCTTTACCATATGTACTTGCAGGAAACTtcacactcccatgtacttcctCCTCACCAATTTGTCCTTAGTGAATGtgttttccatctctgtcacaactccaaaattgctccagactcTTTGGACCCACAGAAACACCATCTCTTTCAATGGCTGCATTACACAGGTGTATCTCTTCATATGGTGTTTGGGAACAGaactttttctcctctcatttatggcttttgaccgttatgctgctatttgccatcctttgcagtacacagtcatcatgaggaaggaagtgtgtgttGGCATAGCCAGTGGAGTGTGGGTTACTGGAATAATCGATGGTGCTGTTCATGCTGGACTTATGCTGAAGCTTTCCTTCTGTAACTCTAACATAGTCAACCATTTCTTCTGTGATGTACCACCACTTTTACAGCTTTCATGCTCTGACACCACTTTGAATGAGATGATGGCTTTTGTGGCAGATGTGATCTTTGGGATTTGTAGCTGTGGGTTGACTCTAACATCTTACTTCTTTATCCTGAGAGCTATCTTCAGGATCCGTTCTactgaagggaagaagaaagctttctccacatgttcctcCCATCTCATTATAATCAGTTTTTACTTCTCTTCCgtcatttacacatatataaggCCCAGCTCAAACTACTCTCTAGAGAAAGACaaatttgtttctctcctttattcagtggtaaccccagttgttaatccactcatatattctctgagaaacaaagaAGTAAAAGAGGCACTCAAGACAATTATTGGAAGAGGCAAGCTGCTCCGGAGACCTCAAGTCTGA